A portion of the Carya illinoinensis cultivar Pawnee chromosome 11, C.illinoinensisPawnee_v1, whole genome shotgun sequence genome contains these proteins:
- the LOC122281801 gene encoding pectin acetylesterase 8-like yields MAFAILAQCLNLLLCALLLLKTEGFNVGITYVQNAVAKGAVCLDGSPPAYHWDKGFGAGMNNWLVHFEGGGWCNNVTTCLSRKSTRLGSSKEMVKEVAFSGLLSKFQKFNPDFYNWHRIKVRYCDGASFTGDVEAVDPATNLHFRGARVWLAIIEDLLSKGMRSAENAILSGCSAGGLTSILHCDKFRALVPMGAKVKCLSDAGYVINAKDVSGAQHIEAFYSEVVATHGSAKNLPSSCTSKMKPGLCFFPQNVVQLIRTPIFLVNAAYDSWQIKNILAPGVADPHGTWHSCKLDITKCSPTQLTTMQDFRMQFLSAVSGLGASSSRGLFIDSCYAHCQTETQETWLRDDSPMLGRTTIAKAVGDWYYDRSPFQKIDCPYPCNPTCHNRIFDPNEHSVL; encoded by the exons ATGGCGTTTGCAATATTAGCCCAATGTTTAAACCTTCTATTATGTGCCTTGCTACTGCTCAAAACAGAAGGCTTTAATGTAGGAATTACTTATGTCCAGAATGCTGTAGCAAAAGGAGCTG TTTGTTTGGATGGAAGTCCGCCAGCTTACCACTGGGATAAGGGATTTGGTGCCGGAATGAACAATTGGTTGGTTCACTTTGAG GGAGGTGGATGGTGCAACAATGTCACCACTTGCCTTTCTCGTAAGAGCACTCGTCTAGGTTCATCTAAGGAAATGGTCAAGGAAGTTGCTTTCTCTGGCTTGCTGAGTaaatttcaaaagtttaatCCTG ACTTCTACAACTGGCACAGAATCAAGGTTAGGTACTGTGATGGGGCATCTTTTACTGGTGATGTGGAAGCAGTCGATCCG GCAACTAACCTTCACTTCAGAGGAGCAAGGGTTTGGCTTGCCATTATTGAGGATCTGTTGTCAAAAGGAATGAGAAGTGCTGAAAAT GCTATTCTCTCCGGTTGTTCGGCTGGTGGATTGACTTCTATTTTGCATTGTGATAAGTTCAGAGCTCTTGTACCTATGGGTGCTAAAGTTAAATGCCTGTCGGATGCTGGTTACGTTATCAACGC GAAGGATGTTTCTGGAGCACAACACATTGAAGCATTTTATAGTGAAGTGGTTGCAACACAT GGTTCAGCGAAGAATTTACCTTCTTCATGCACCTCAAAAATGAAACCTGGGTTG TGTTTCTTTCCCCAAAACGTGGTACAGCTAATCCGAACACCAATATTTCTTGTAAATGCAGCCTATGATTCATGGCAG ATAAAAAACATTTTGGCGCCTGGTGTTGCTGACCCCCATGGCACCTGGCATAGCTGCAAACTTGATATAACGAAATGCTCACCCACTCAATTAACTACCATGCAAG ATTTCAGGATGCAATTTTTAAGTGCGGTGAGTGGACTGGGCGCCTCTTCATCTAGAGGATTATTCATAGACTCTTGCTATGCTCACTGCCAAACCGAAACGCAGGAGACATGGTTAAGGGATGATTCTCCAATGCTGGGTAGAACA ACAATTGCAAAGGCAGTTGGAGACTGGTATTATGACCGAAGTCCATTCCAAAAGATAGATTGCCCTTATCCTTGCAATCCCACTTGCCACAACCGTATTTTCGATCCTAATGAACACTCAGTATTATAG